One genomic window of Mucilaginibacter sp. SJ includes the following:
- a CDS encoding ABC transporter permease, with protein MLKNYFKIAWRNIVRHKGYSTINVAGLTVGLAACLLIFVIIQFELSFDTFNPNYKNIYRVVTQEKHESETTTNPGVAVPATDALRLDIPQAKVAALNSSYGSQITVPQATGSSSSDKKFTENIGVLFIQPQFFDIFSHKWLAGNPSVLANPDMVVLDKSSAVKYFGDWKDAVGKTLKMDNVLTLKVSGIVEDAPVNSDFPFKIMVSFDTWKQHPKDYNYSAEWGSTSSSHEVFMLFPASMSKSTIDAQLKAFSAKHFKKGSTQTTLLPQPLADMHFDTRIGNPLGDHSTSKATLRTLSFIALLIIVMASINFINLSTAQSVGRSKEVGIRKVLGSTRPQLIVQVIGETTIIVIASALIALAVARLAMPQLKNIANVPDSISLFTTGSLLFLAASTVTIVLLSGIYPALVVSGFKPVLALKNKITAASIGGIPLRRGLVIAQFAISQLLIIGTIVAVNQMDFVNKADLGFNKNALLIIPGYTDSLSLRKMESFKQRVLQNPRVTSVSFSSDVPSSENNWGTNFDFNNSTKDVGFNTYLKFGDADYFKTYGLTFAAGKAYDVSDTAKQYVVNETFIHKLGIQKADEAIGKTIRLGGGKWLQIVGVVKDFKTNSLREAIKPIVISPAKKFEGQIGIKIQASDLNKTVSQLQKIWEDTYPEYAYNGYFLDENIAKFYEQENKMALVYKVFAGIAIFISCLGLYGLVSFMAVQRTKEVGIRKVLGASVSSIVFLFSKEFMVLIGISFLIAMPAAWYIMNGWLQNFVYRISMGVWIFLLAIVSSLIIAWVTVGYKAVKAALANPVKSLRSE; from the coding sequence ATGCTAAAAAATTACTTCAAAATAGCCTGGCGAAATATCGTTCGTCATAAAGGTTATTCTACTATAAATGTTGCAGGTTTAACAGTTGGCTTGGCAGCCTGCTTACTCATTTTCGTTATCATCCAGTTTGAACTCAGTTTTGATACTTTTAATCCTAATTATAAAAATATCTATCGCGTAGTTACACAGGAGAAACATGAGTCGGAAACTACAACCAACCCTGGTGTTGCAGTTCCTGCTACAGATGCCCTTCGTTTGGATATACCTCAGGCTAAAGTGGCAGCTTTGAACAGCAGCTATGGTAGCCAGATCACAGTGCCGCAAGCCACCGGAAGTAGTAGCAGTGATAAGAAATTTACTGAAAATATTGGCGTGTTATTTATTCAGCCCCAGTTCTTTGATATTTTTAGCCATAAATGGTTGGCGGGCAACCCCTCGGTATTAGCCAATCCCGATATGGTTGTTTTGGATAAAAGCTCGGCCGTTAAATATTTTGGCGATTGGAAAGATGCTGTAGGCAAAACCCTTAAAATGGATAATGTGTTAACGCTAAAAGTATCGGGCATTGTTGAAGATGCTCCGGTAAATAGTGATTTTCCGTTTAAAATAATGGTATCCTTTGATACCTGGAAACAGCACCCGAAAGATTACAATTACAGTGCCGAATGGGGCTCAACCAGTAGCAGTCACGAGGTGTTTATGTTGTTCCCGGCCAGCATGTCAAAAAGCACCATCGATGCCCAGTTAAAAGCATTTTCGGCCAAACACTTTAAAAAAGGATCGACACAAACTACGTTATTGCCTCAGCCGCTTGCTGATATGCATTTTGATACCCGGATAGGCAACCCGCTTGGCGATCATAGCACCAGCAAGGCTACCTTGCGTACCTTGTCGTTCATTGCGCTACTAATCATTGTCATGGCCTCTATCAACTTCATCAACTTGTCGACGGCGCAATCTGTTGGCCGGTCAAAAGAAGTAGGGATCCGTAAGGTATTGGGTAGTACACGCCCGCAATTGATCGTCCAGGTAATTGGCGAAACTACTATCATCGTTATTGCTTCGGCCTTAATTGCGTTGGCCGTTGCCAGGCTGGCTATGCCCCAATTGAAAAATATAGCTAATGTGCCTGATAGTATCAGCTTGTTCACTACGGGCAGTTTATTGTTTTTGGCCGCAAGTACGGTAACTATAGTGTTATTGTCGGGCATTTATCCGGCGTTGGTGGTGTCTGGTTTTAAACCGGTACTTGCACTTAAAAATAAAATAACGGCGGCTTCTATCGGTGGGATTCCACTCCGTCGCGGATTGGTGATTGCCCAGTTTGCCATATCACAATTGCTCATTATTGGTACCATCGTAGCGGTAAATCAAATGGACTTTGTAAACAAAGCGGACCTTGGTTTTAACAAAAACGCTTTGCTTATCATTCCCGGCTATACCGATAGTTTAAGCCTCCGAAAAATGGAATCGTTTAAGCAACGGGTGTTACAAAATCCGAGGGTAACGTCAGTTAGCTTTTCTTCAGATGTTCCATCGTCAGAAAATAACTGGGGTACTAATTTTGATTTCAACAACTCAACCAAAGACGTTGGTTTTAATACCTACCTCAAATTTGGAGATGCTGATTATTTTAAAACATATGGGCTAACATTTGCCGCGGGCAAAGCCTATGACGTAAGCGATACTGCAAAACAGTATGTGGTTAACGAAACCTTTATACATAAACTGGGGATTCAAAAAGCCGATGAAGCAATAGGGAAAACTATACGTTTAGGCGGCGGCAAATGGCTGCAAATAGTTGGTGTTGTTAAAGATTTTAAAACCAATTCGCTTCGTGAAGCTATAAAGCCAATAGTAATATCACCGGCAAAGAAATTTGAAGGACAGATAGGCATCAAAATCCAGGCATCCGATCTGAACAAAACCGTGTCTCAACTGCAAAAGATCTGGGAAGACACCTATCCTGAGTATGCCTACAACGGTTATTTCCTTGATGAAAATATAGCTAAATTTTATGAACAGGAAAATAAAATGGCATTGGTTTACAAGGTGTTTGCCGGGATAGCCATTTTTATCTCATGCCTTGGTTTATATGGCCTGGTATCGTTTATGGCAGTTCAGCGCACTAAAGAAGTAGGCATCCGCAAAGTATTAGGCGCATCGGTAAGCAGCATAGTATTCCTGTTTTCGAAAGAATTTATGGTACTTATAGGTATCTCATTCCTGATAGCTATGCCGGCTGCATGGTATATCATGAACGGATGGCTGCAAAACTTTGTATACCGTATATCGATGGGTGTCTGGATCTTTTTACTGGCGATCGTATCATCGCTGATAATAGCGTGGGTAACAGTAGGGTACAAGGCTGTTAAAGCAGCGCTTGCCAACCCGGTAAAAAGCCTGAGGAGTGAGTAG
- a CDS encoding ABC transporter permease produces the protein MIKNYLKIAWRNILNNKVYSAINILGLAAGMAVALMIGLWVANEYSYDRFLPNYEQLYQVEQHFTTQHDGEHTQTAVSLPLAEVLRKEIPGIKRVAETDWVGMQWHDLLVGDKKLYLAGGAANPDFLQIFKYTFVKGNVKDVFTQPNSIILNESTAIALFGDADPINKVIRYDNSQNLKVTGIIKDIPKNATLQFGFLTPFSFKEATEGWMKGARTTWTNNSFNMYLELQPGVTMDQIAPKIKNIVYDRNEQMRPAKPEVIIHPLKKWHLYNDFKNGKAVGGFIDYVRMFSVIGILVLLIACINFMNLSTARSEKRAREVGVRKAIGSQRSDLIAQFLAESVMITFISFLLSIVMVQLAIPSFNAIVGSAISIPYTNVLFWAMMIAYVLLTGLLAGSRPAFYLSSFNPVQVLKGTIKVGRSASLPRKVLVVMQFSCSVALIISTLIVYQQIQYAKNRPNGYSSTRLMMTDMSGDLEKNYSALKNDLLASGLVESVASASSPVTNIYSHSGVDNWPGKNAGETGINVGAISISPNYFKTMGMTMKEGRDFSPEWASDTTNVIINEAAVKRMGLKDPINKVINYSFMGRVHIIGVVKDALMESPFTPVQPAVFNHGRGGNNIMYRLAPNVNMQDAIKKIGKIFDTYNPAYPYIYQFVDEEYNRKFSLEALVGKLAGVFAGLAIFISCLGLFGLAAYVAEQRTKEIGIRKVLGASIAQVWLLLSKEFILLVMLSCIIATPVAFYFLKDWLQKYDYRITIGPGVFVLSAVAAIIITLVTISFQAIKAALTNPVKSLRSE, from the coding sequence ATGATAAAGAATTATTTAAAAATCGCATGGCGCAATATCCTTAACAACAAGGTTTATAGCGCAATTAATATATTGGGGCTTGCCGCAGGCATGGCGGTTGCGCTGATGATTGGGCTTTGGGTAGCCAATGAATATTCGTACGACAGGTTTTTACCCAACTATGAGCAGCTTTACCAGGTTGAACAACATTTCACTACTCAGCATGATGGCGAACATACACAGACCGCGGTTTCGTTGCCGTTGGCTGAGGTATTGCGTAAGGAAATCCCGGGAATTAAACGTGTTGCCGAAACAGATTGGGTAGGTATGCAATGGCACGACCTGCTGGTAGGCGATAAAAAGCTTTACCTTGCCGGCGGTGCCGCGAATCCCGACTTTTTACAGATCTTTAAATACACCTTTGTAAAAGGTAATGTAAAGGATGTGTTTACCCAGCCAAATTCCATCATCCTTAATGAATCTACCGCGATAGCTCTTTTTGGTGATGCCGATCCGATTAATAAAGTAATACGTTACGATAATAGTCAAAATTTGAAGGTTACGGGTATAATAAAAGACATTCCTAAAAATGCCACGCTGCAATTCGGCTTCCTGACTCCTTTCAGCTTTAAAGAAGCAACCGAGGGCTGGATGAAAGGAGCCCGCACTACGTGGACAAACAACTCTTTTAACATGTACCTGGAGTTGCAACCCGGTGTTACTATGGATCAGATTGCACCAAAAATTAAAAACATAGTTTACGACCGTAACGAACAGATGCGCCCGGCGAAACCGGAAGTAATTATTCATCCATTAAAAAAATGGCATTTGTATAATGATTTCAAAAACGGTAAGGCAGTTGGCGGTTTTATTGATTATGTGCGTATGTTTAGCGTGATAGGTATTTTGGTGCTGCTTATTGCCTGCATCAACTTCATGAACCTTTCAACCGCCAGGTCTGAAAAACGGGCCCGCGAAGTAGGGGTACGCAAAGCCATTGGCTCGCAACGCAGTGATCTTATTGCGCAGTTCCTTGCCGAGTCGGTGATGATCACTTTTATTTCATTTTTGTTGTCGATAGTGATGGTGCAGCTGGCTATTCCGTCTTTTAATGCTATCGTAGGCAGTGCCATCAGTATCCCATATACCAATGTTTTGTTTTGGGCTATGATGATAGCCTATGTGCTGCTTACTGGTTTGTTAGCAGGTAGTCGTCCTGCATTTTATCTATCGTCATTTAACCCTGTGCAGGTATTAAAAGGTACTATTAAGGTTGGCAGGTCGGCTTCATTGCCGCGCAAGGTGTTGGTAGTAATGCAGTTTAGTTGTTCTGTTGCTTTGATTATCAGTACTCTTATTGTTTATCAGCAAATACAATATGCTAAAAACAGGCCTAACGGTTATAGCTCAACCCGGTTAATGATGACTGACATGAGCGGCGATCTTGAAAAAAATTATAGCGCTCTTAAAAATGATCTCCTTGCCAGCGGGTTGGTGGAGAGTGTAGCTTCCGCATCAAGCCCGGTTACTAATATTTACAGTCACTCAGGTGTTGATAACTGGCCTGGTAAAAATGCGGGTGAAACAGGTATCAATGTTGGAGCTATCTCTATATCGCCCAACTACTTCAAAACAATGGGCATGACAATGAAAGAAGGGCGTGATTTTTCGCCCGAGTGGGCGTCTGATACAACCAATGTTATCATCAACGAGGCTGCCGTAAAACGCATGGGCTTAAAAGATCCGATTAACAAAGTGATAAATTATAGCTTTATGGGTCGGGTTCATATTATAGGTGTGGTTAAAGATGCCCTAATGGAATCGCCATTTACACCTGTGCAGCCGGCTGTATTTAATCATGGTAGGGGAGGTAATAACATCATGTATCGCCTGGCACCTAACGTAAATATGCAGGATGCCATTAAAAAGATAGGGAAAATCTTTGATACCTATAACCCGGCATATCCGTACATCTATCAGTTTGTTGATGAGGAATACAATCGCAAATTTAGCCTCGAGGCATTAGTTGGCAAACTTGCCGGCGTTTTTGCCGGATTAGCTATTTTCATTTCATGCCTTGGTTTGTTTGGGTTAGCTGCGTACGTAGCCGAGCAACGCACCAAAGAAATTGGTATACGAAAAGTATTGGGTGCTTCAATAGCACAGGTGTGGCTGCTGCTATCAAAAGAATTTATTTTACTGGTGATGTTAAGTTGCATAATAGCAACGCCTGTAGCTTTTTATTTTTTGAAAGACTGGCTGCAGAAATATGATTACAGGATAACAATAGGTCCGGGAGTGTTTGTGCTTTCGGCAGTGGCCGCTATAATTATAACGTTGGTGACTATAAGTTTCCAGGCTATAAAAGCTGCGCTGACAAATCCGGTGAAAAGTTTGAGAAGTGAGTAA
- a CDS encoding ABC transporter permease, with protein sequence MIKSYFKIAWRNLWKHKFYTFINMFGLALSIGCNIILFQFIIYHLSFDTYHHDAKQVYRVVHRLTAFEGAPIYDQGAPLALARDVKASDSRVKDVGVLLRMHDIIVSIPQNDGIGKKMFAEHENIGITDGHFFNLFDYEWEQGNQNTALTEPNTVVLTHGLAQKYFGSQDVIGKTIRVNNKNTFRITGVVKDHPANTDIKAELFLSLSTLKSLYPDVANSLQNDWGFINSTNSIYLELKDGANPHLIEKDINRLNVKLHGAEAAKPYHFMMLPLSEVHFDGRFAGVIQRSLLVTLGIIGLLLIIIACVNFINMATAQSFKRAREIGTRKVLGSSPGAIFIQFISETSYIVVFAALLSFLMMIVATPILNNWLQTQLSFNLFNNYRFAGLIIVVLVIIILAAGSYPALILSRFKPVNALKNQVGGKTQTAGFTRKGLIVAQNIIAQVLIISTILITMQVKYLKTTDLGFNKNAVLMLPVPDNNKSKTDYLRNQLLADPAIKSVSFCYRAPSSTADKGGSIKFDTRDWEKFVGYTQIGDADYVKTFGMQLIAGRNIVEADTAREYLVNELLVQKLGLKDPQQAIGRHFTAGDLSNNPGIIVGVVKDFHAKSLYTAIAPEYISTFRKGYQYVGIKIRSGNPSAVIDHIKKEWQAVYPDNVFEYRFLDQQIADFYQKEDLLNKLITSSAIIAIFISCLGLLGLISLLTLQRTKEIGIRKVLGASVTNITGLLSVDFLKLVLIAVIVASPIAWLIMSKYLQNFAYRIDIQWWVFVLAAFVALLIAFITVSFQSIKAAMANPVESLRSGE encoded by the coding sequence ATGATTAAAAGCTACTTTAAAATAGCCTGGCGCAACCTTTGGAAGCATAAATTTTACACCTTTATTAATATGTTCGGCCTGGCGCTGAGCATTGGTTGCAATATTATACTATTTCAGTTTATTATATACCATTTAAGTTTTGACACCTACCACCATGATGCAAAACAGGTATACAGGGTCGTTCATCGGTTAACGGCTTTTGAGGGTGCTCCAATATATGATCAGGGAGCGCCCCTGGCCCTGGCGAGAGACGTGAAAGCGAGTGATTCGCGGGTGAAAGATGTAGGCGTGTTATTGCGAATGCATGATATCATTGTCAGCATCCCACAAAACGACGGTATCGGAAAAAAAATGTTTGCCGAGCATGAAAATATCGGCATAACTGATGGCCATTTTTTTAATTTATTTGATTACGAGTGGGAGCAAGGCAACCAAAATACCGCTCTTACCGAGCCTAATACCGTAGTTTTAACTCATGGTCTGGCTCAAAAATATTTCGGCAGTCAGGATGTTATTGGGAAAACTATCAGGGTTAATAATAAAAATACTTTCAGGATAACGGGTGTTGTTAAAGACCACCCAGCTAATACAGATATTAAGGCTGAACTATTCCTCTCGCTATCTACATTAAAAAGTCTCTATCCAGATGTAGCCAATAGCTTACAAAACGATTGGGGTTTCATTAATTCAACTAACTCCATTTATTTAGAACTCAAAGATGGAGCAAATCCGCATTTGATAGAAAAAGATATCAATCGGTTAAATGTGAAACTACATGGCGCAGAAGCAGCAAAGCCATACCATTTTATGATGCTTCCGTTAAGCGAGGTGCATTTTGATGGTCGCTTTGCGGGTGTGATCCAGCGCTCTTTGTTGGTAACCCTTGGTATAATTGGCTTGCTGCTCATTATTATAGCTTGTGTTAATTTTATCAATATGGCTACGGCCCAAAGCTTTAAACGGGCCAGGGAGATAGGTACCCGCAAGGTTTTAGGCAGCTCACCGGGAGCAATATTCATTCAGTTTATTTCCGAAACATCATACATCGTTGTTTTTGCGGCATTGCTATCGTTTTTAATGATGATAGTAGCTACGCCTATTTTGAATAACTGGCTGCAAACGCAGTTAAGTTTTAACCTTTTTAACAATTACAGATTTGCTGGTCTTATTATTGTTGTTTTAGTCATTATCATATTAGCTGCCGGTTCATATCCTGCGCTTATATTAAGCAGGTTCAAGCCTGTAAATGCTTTGAAAAACCAGGTTGGCGGTAAAACACAGACTGCCGGTTTTACCCGTAAAGGTTTAATTGTGGCTCAAAATATAATAGCCCAGGTACTTATCATCAGCACGATATTGATAACGATGCAGGTTAAATATCTTAAAACTACCGACCTCGGTTTCAATAAAAATGCAGTTTTAATGCTTCCTGTGCCTGATAACAACAAAAGTAAAACCGATTATTTACGCAATCAGTTGCTGGCCGATCCTGCAATAAAAAGTGTTTCTTTTTGTTATCGTGCGCCGTCTTCTACCGCTGATAAAGGGGGCTCAATTAAATTTGACACCCGCGACTGGGAGAAATTTGTTGGCTACACACAGATAGGCGACGCCGATTATGTTAAAACTTTCGGGATGCAGTTAATTGCAGGTCGCAATATTGTAGAAGCTGATACCGCCCGCGAATACCTGGTTAACGAACTGCTGGTACAGAAGTTAGGCCTTAAAGACCCGCAACAAGCTATTGGCAGGCATTTTACAGCAGGTGATTTGTCGAATAATCCGGGTATTATAGTAGGGGTGGTAAAAGACTTTCATGCCAAATCACTGTATACAGCTATTGCCCCCGAATACATTTCCACGTTTAGAAAAGGCTACCAGTATGTAGGTATAAAGATACGTTCAGGTAACCCTTCAGCAGTTATTGACCATATAAAAAAAGAATGGCAGGCGGTTTACCCGGATAACGTATTTGAATATCGCTTTCTTGACCAACAGATAGCCGATTTTTATCAAAAGGAAGATCTGCTAAACAAGTTGATTACCTCAAGTGCGATAATCGCTATTTTTATCAGCTGCCTGGGTTTACTCGGCCTGATATCGCTGTTAACGCTTCAGCGTACCAAAGAGATCGGTATCCGCAAAGTGCTCGGCGCTTCTGTAACGAATATAACTGGTTTGCTTTCTGTTGATTTTCTGAAATTGGTGCTGATCGCGGTTATTGTGGCATCACCCATAGCCTGGCTCATAATGAGCAAATACCTTCAAAACTTTGCTTACCGGATAGATATTCAATGGTGGGTATTTGTGCTGGCTGCTTTTGTAGCTCTGCTGATCGCGTTTATCACAGTAAGTTTTCAATCCATCAAAGCAGCTATGGCAAATCCGGTTGAGAGTTTGAGATCGGGAGAATGA
- a CDS encoding ABC transporter permease, with the protein MIGNYIKTTVRGLMNNRAYSFLNIAGLAIGVACASMIFLWVQDELTFNNNFVKRDNLYTVRENQTYDGKTSTFRATPGPMAAALKADIPGVKNAARMAGSDNIVFALGDKVINEDGSYTDAEIFPMLKLPFVQGDEANVFHELHSVVISTTMAKKFFGDANPMGKTLKMNNEQDFTVTGVFTDLPKNSTFQMQWFAPLKNIDHMQLWMQDWSANWARTYVELEPTADVKAVDKKLANYIGTKKNGNKTVSFLFGMNDWNLRDKFTDGKMDGGRIEYVRLFAAIAVIILIIACINFMNLSTARSEKRAKEVGVRKVMGAGKGKLIGQFIGEAVIMAFIAVIIAVLLVYVALPTFNNLVQKELAINILQPSHLIYLLSIGFITGLLAGSYPAFYLSSFNPIAVLKNLKLPTAAGAGFIRQSLVVIQFSVSIILIIGTVIIYQQIQHVKNRELGYEKDNLVYIDTKGKLTDHFAAVNNDLKQTGVVADASLSEYPVLQIWSNTDNFSWDGKDASKNPLITIENVSPQFVSTMNMKLVAGRDFYANAKLDSSNVIINEAFAKQMGKAGHVGGIVRDGGTKPYQIAGIIKDFLYNDMYVAGAPLMLFSHPQNNNILTIRFKRGVNLIEALAKTGEVYKRANPGYPFEYKFIDADFDELFKTETLTGKLAGVFASLAIVISCLGLFGLAAYTAERRIKEIGIRKVLGASVAGLTGLLSRDFLKLVAVSCLIAFPVAWYATNNWLQNYQYRVTVQWWVFAAAGIAAIVIALATVSFQAVKAALSNPVKSLRSE; encoded by the coding sequence ATGATAGGAAATTACATTAAAACCACCGTACGCGGCCTGATGAACAACCGGGCTTACAGTTTTTTGAACATTGCCGGTCTTGCTATTGGCGTGGCTTGCGCATCTATGATATTTTTGTGGGTGCAGGATGAGCTTACGTTTAATAACAATTTTGTAAAGCGGGACAACCTGTACACGGTTCGCGAAAATCAAACCTATGATGGCAAAACCTCTACGTTCCGCGCTACTCCGGGGCCTATGGCAGCAGCTTTGAAGGCCGATATTCCAGGTGTTAAAAATGCTGCGCGCATGGCAGGCTCCGATAATATCGTATTTGCGCTGGGCGATAAGGTAATTAACGAAGATGGTTCCTATACAGATGCGGAGATCTTCCCGATGTTGAAACTGCCTTTTGTACAAGGTGATGAAGCTAATGTTTTTCATGAATTGCATTCGGTGGTGATTAGCACTACCATGGCTAAAAAGTTTTTTGGCGATGCCAATCCGATGGGCAAAACCTTAAAGATGAATAACGAACAGGATTTTACGGTTACCGGCGTATTTACCGATCTGCCCAAAAACTCAACCTTTCAGATGCAATGGTTCGCTCCCTTAAAAAATATCGATCATATGCAACTCTGGATGCAGGATTGGAGCGCCAACTGGGCCCGCACATATGTGGAGCTTGAGCCAACTGCAGATGTTAAAGCTGTTGATAAAAAGTTGGCTAACTACATCGGCACCAAGAAAAATGGTAATAAAACAGTATCATTCCTTTTCGGCATGAATGATTGGAACCTGCGCGATAAATTTACCGATGGGAAAATGGATGGAGGGAGGATTGAATACGTTCGTTTGTTTGCCGCTATTGCTGTTATCATCCTCATCATAGCCTGTATCAATTTCATGAACCTGTCAACTGCCCGGTCTGAAAAACGTGCTAAGGAAGTTGGGGTACGCAAGGTAATGGGGGCAGGTAAAGGCAAGCTTATTGGCCAGTTCATAGGTGAGGCTGTGATCATGGCATTCATCGCGGTAATTATAGCCGTGCTATTAGTTTACGTGGCTTTACCAACGTTTAATAACCTGGTTCAAAAGGAATTGGCTATTAACATATTGCAGCCATCACATTTAATTTATTTACTGTCGATAGGATTTATTACAGGTTTGCTGGCCGGGAGCTATCCGGCCTTCTACCTGTCGTCATTTAACCCGATAGCTGTATTAAAGAATCTCAAACTGCCTACAGCAGCGGGCGCCGGTTTTATCAGGCAAAGTTTGGTAGTGATCCAGTTTTCGGTATCAATTATATTGATTATTGGTACGGTAATTATATACCAGCAAATTCAGCACGTTAAGAACAGGGAGTTGGGCTATGAAAAAGACAACCTTGTTTACATCGATACCAAAGGCAAGCTAACCGATCATTTCGCGGCCGTAAATAATGATCTGAAACAAACGGGCGTAGTGGCCGATGCCTCATTGAGCGAATACCCTGTTTTACAGATATGGAGCAATACCGATAATTTTTCATGGGATGGCAAGGATGCTTCAAAAAATCCGCTCATCACCATTGAAAACGTGAGCCCGCAGTTTGTATCAACCATGAACATGAAACTGGTTGCCGGTCGTGATTTTTACGCCAATGCTAAGCTCGACAGTAGTAATGTGATCATTAACGAAGCTTTTGCCAAACAAATGGGTAAAGCAGGGCATGTTGGTGGCATTGTCAGGGATGGCGGCACTAAACCTTACCAAATTGCCGGAATTATCAAAGATTTCCTTTATAATGATATGTATGTTGCCGGTGCGCCGCTCATGTTATTCAGCCATCCGCAAAACAACAACATTTTAACTATCCGCTTTAAACGAGGCGTTAATTTAATAGAAGCGCTGGCTAAAACAGGTGAAGTTTATAAACGGGCTAACCCGGGCTATCCTTTCGAGTACAAGTTTATTGATGCCGATTTTGATGAGCTGTTTAAAACTGAAACGCTAACAGGCAAGCTGGCCGGAGTGTTTGCATCGCTGGCTATTGTGATATCATGCCTTGGCTTATTTGGATTAGCTGCCTATACCGCTGAGAGAAGGATCAAGGAAATAGGCATCCGCAAAGTGCTGGGTGCATCTGTAGCAGGGTTAACCGGATTGTTATCCCGCGATTTTTTAAAGCTGGTTGCAGTGTCATGCCTGATAGCCTTTCCGGTAGCGTGGTATGCTACTAATAACTGGCTGCAAAATTATCAGTATCGGGTAACAGTACAATGGTGGGTATTTGCTGCTGCCGGCATTGCTGCCATAGTTATAGCACTGGCAACTGTAAGTTTCCAGGCTGTTAAAGCGGCACTGAGTAACCCGGTTAAAAGCCTTCGTTCGGAATAA